A window of the Natronomonas salina genome harbors these coding sequences:
- a CDS encoding type II secretion system F family protein, whose protein sequence is MSQANAEDTTPIPDYELEQYFPERHDLSEDDEERLREQHGYVRTWFLMNPDRFRQLQRWLNQARMGYTYDVYLSRVVGYTVMAAAVGLFLGALLGVQLAAFGGWAALGVESPFVAAPLSLLVVVLSVGLFAGGAFGTGYYYPRMQVSTRERNIDILLPHAIVYMYALSHGGMNTFEVIKELAEADEVYGEVANEFDMVVRDVELFGNDVFTALRDARNLTPSENLEQFIDDMISVLDSGSDFATFLEDEAETYMDEARDEQDSFLGTLSILSEIFVVAFVAAPLFLIVTLLVISLLGGEAMLQTYFLVYVGLPLGMVGFLVAVDILSKPYAEHTDQLEIDDPHVRTEWSSKVTEHPAYEQYEEQKDQQARQEMLEKPIRYLREQNPLVSLALTVPAALLFAVVMVVTGAVPRSLGGMLETPIWSTIGVFVIPFLIASVPLTLLYESEHRREKRIASRFPDTLNILSSANQMGIRLVDALNLVARWSDGVLSEELRKVRNDIQWNHDVERALLEFANRLRVPQVTRTMKLIAKGNHSSSDLAKIISIAAEDTRNRYQIERKRRSEMGAYTAIVVIGFLVYLAVIVMLDASYLTPISQLSTETADNVAQQATGGGGAAGLMGVGNVPVDTYRMVFFHSALIQGIGSGLLAGKLAENDVLSGVKYSIGLVAITLTVFALI, encoded by the coding sequence ATGAGCCAGGCCAACGCCGAGGACACGACGCCGATCCCGGACTACGAGCTCGAACAGTACTTCCCGGAACGGCACGACCTCTCGGAGGACGACGAGGAGCGGCTCCGCGAACAGCACGGCTACGTCAGAACCTGGTTCCTGATGAACCCCGACCGGTTCCGCCAGCTGCAGCGGTGGCTCAACCAGGCGCGGATGGGGTACACCTACGACGTCTACCTCAGCCGCGTGGTCGGGTACACGGTCATGGCCGCGGCCGTCGGGCTGTTCCTCGGCGCGCTGCTCGGCGTCCAGCTGGCGGCCTTCGGCGGCTGGGCGGCCCTGGGCGTCGAGAGTCCGTTCGTGGCCGCGCCGCTGAGCCTGCTGGTCGTCGTCCTGTCGGTGGGGCTGTTCGCCGGCGGCGCCTTCGGGACTGGCTACTACTACCCCCGGATGCAGGTGAGCACGCGCGAGCGGAACATCGACATCCTGCTGCCGCACGCCATCGTCTACATGTACGCGCTGAGCCACGGCGGGATGAACACCTTCGAAGTCATCAAGGAACTCGCCGAGGCCGACGAGGTCTACGGCGAGGTCGCAAACGAGTTCGACATGGTCGTCCGCGACGTCGAGCTGTTCGGCAACGACGTGTTCACGGCCTTGCGGGACGCCCGCAACCTGACGCCCAGCGAGAACCTCGAGCAGTTCATCGACGACATGATCTCGGTGCTGGACTCCGGGTCGGACTTCGCGACGTTCCTCGAGGACGAGGCCGAGACCTACATGGACGAGGCCCGCGACGAGCAGGACAGCTTCCTCGGGACGCTGTCGATCCTCTCGGAGATCTTCGTCGTCGCGTTCGTCGCGGCGCCGCTGTTCCTCATCGTCACCCTCCTCGTGATCAGCCTCCTCGGCGGCGAGGCGATGCTGCAGACGTACTTCCTCGTCTACGTCGGCCTGCCGCTGGGCATGGTCGGCTTCCTCGTGGCCGTCGACATCCTCTCGAAGCCCTACGCCGAGCACACCGACCAGCTCGAGATCGACGACCCCCACGTCCGCACCGAATGGAGCTCGAAGGTGACCGAGCACCCCGCCTACGAGCAGTACGAGGAGCAGAAGGACCAGCAGGCCCGCCAGGAGATGCTGGAGAAGCCGATCCGGTACCTCCGCGAGCAGAACCCCCTCGTCTCCCTGGCGCTGACGGTCCCGGCCGCGCTGCTGTTCGCCGTCGTCATGGTCGTCACGGGCGCGGTCCCGCGGTCGCTCGGCGGGATGCTCGAGACGCCCATCTGGTCGACCATCGGGGTGTTCGTGATCCCGTTCCTCATCGCCAGCGTGCCGCTGACGCTGCTGTACGAGTCCGAGCACCGCCGCGAGAAGCGCATCGCCTCGCGGTTCCCCGACACGCTGAACATCCTCTCCAGCGCCAACCAGATGGGCATCCGGCTCGTCGACGCGCTGAACCTCGTGGCCCGGTGGTCCGACGGCGTCCTCTCCGAGGAGCTGCGGAAGGTCCGCAACGACATCCAGTGGAACCACGACGTCGAGCGGGCGCTCCTGGAGTTCGCCAACCGGCTCCGCGTCCCGCAGGTCACCCGGACGATGAAGCTCATCGCGAAGGGCAACCACTCCTCCAGCGACCTCGCGAAGATCATCTCCATCGCGGCGGAGGACACCCGCAACCGCTACCAGATCGAGCGGAAGCGGCGCAGCGAGATGGGCGCCTACACCGCCATCGTCGTCATCGGCTTCCTGGTGTACCTCGCGGTCATCGTGATGCTGGACGCCAGCTACCTGACGCCCATCAGCCAGCTGTCGACGGAGACCGCCGACAACGTCGCCCAGCAGGCTACCGGTGGCGGTGGCGCAGCCGGCCTGATGGGCGTCGGCAACGTGCCGGTGGACACCTACCGGATGGTGTTCTTCCACTCGGCGCTCATCCAGGGCATCGGCAGCGGGCTGCTGGCGGGCAAGCTCGCCGAGAACGACGTCCTCTCGGGCGTCAAGTACAGCATCGGGCTGGTGGCGATCACCCTCACCGTATTCGCACTCATCTAA
- a CDS encoding type II/IV secretion system ATPase subunit codes for MDDEPDREGATAPDGGAVSGDRDASDDEVEELALSDDDRPDGVEVVDGPTPAAQQTGDDRSLVSDHPIKGEILREVDEHFEEASLDRSFADRPDPEFIKSQFFDFSYLDNHEEVERLWVNKPYAYVSILRRDGEEKLRYHVHEPHLTEFEEYVREDLVKILRNSLMYQDLEDEDDREVIFEQKAKEIISDHAAATIDDGSLLKLKYYLLRDFVHLGPIDPIMRDPNIEDISCDGIDIPVYVYHFEHRDLPSNITFDKQRLSSFALRLAQRAGEQVSVSEPLMDGTLPDGSRVQLTFGSDVATRGSNFTIRKFANIPFTPVDLIERGTFSVEQMAYFWLAIENNRSLIFAGGTGSGKTTSMNAVSMFIPEDAKVVSIEDTREITLPHDNWIQSLTRESITSEGRGQVSMYELLQAALRQRPEYLLVGEVRTEQNVAFTFFQAIGTGHTAYTTIHAESVEGVLNRLENKPLNVPAQMVLELDIISIQKQTFMDGNRVRRNDGVTEILPGGDADDSVRAIDIFARDAEADTIQRVNNSQVLQDIADDRGWSGKELAEELRKRREFLQYLVDEDISGYHDVTSAIHMFGNDQAELMKQVESGTLTPEDLVQED; via the coding sequence ATGGACGACGAACCGGACAGGGAGGGGGCGACGGCGCCCGACGGCGGTGCGGTGAGCGGTGATCGCGACGCCTCGGACGACGAGGTCGAAGAGCTAGCGCTTTCGGACGACGACCGTCCCGACGGCGTCGAGGTGGTCGACGGACCGACTCCGGCCGCACAGCAGACCGGCGACGACCGGAGCCTGGTCTCGGACCACCCGATCAAGGGCGAGATTCTCCGGGAGGTCGACGAGCACTTCGAGGAGGCCAGCCTCGACCGGTCGTTCGCCGACCGGCCGGACCCGGAGTTCATCAAGTCGCAGTTCTTCGACTTCTCCTACCTCGACAACCACGAGGAGGTCGAGCGGCTGTGGGTGAACAAGCCGTACGCGTACGTGTCGATCCTGCGCCGCGACGGCGAGGAGAAGCTCCGCTACCACGTCCACGAGCCCCACCTCACGGAGTTCGAGGAGTACGTCCGCGAGGACCTCGTGAAGATCCTGCGGAACAGCCTGATGTACCAGGACCTCGAGGACGAGGACGACCGCGAGGTCATCTTCGAGCAGAAGGCCAAGGAGATCATCTCCGACCACGCCGCGGCGACCATCGATGACGGCTCGCTGCTGAAGCTGAAGTACTACCTCCTGCGGGACTTCGTCCACCTCGGGCCCATCGACCCCATCATGCGGGACCCGAACATCGAGGACATCTCCTGTGACGGGATCGACATCCCCGTCTACGTCTACCACTTCGAGCACCGCGACCTCCCCTCGAACATCACCTTCGACAAGCAGCGGCTCTCCTCCTTTGCGCTCCGGCTCGCCCAGCGCGCCGGCGAGCAGGTCTCCGTCTCCGAGCCGCTGATGGACGGGACGCTCCCGGACGGCTCACGGGTGCAGCTGACCTTCGGCTCCGACGTCGCGACGCGCGGGTCGAACTTCACCATCCGGAAGTTCGCGAACATCCCGTTCACGCCGGTCGACCTCATCGAGCGCGGCACGTTCAGCGTCGAGCAGATGGCGTACTTCTGGCTGGCCATCGAGAACAACCGCTCGCTCATCTTCGCCGGCGGCACCGGCTCCGGGAAGACGACGTCGATGAACGCGGTTTCGATGTTCATCCCGGAGGACGCGAAGGTCGTCTCCATCGAGGACACCCGCGAGATCACGCTCCCGCACGACAACTGGATCCAGTCGCTCACGCGGGAGTCGATCACCTCCGAGGGTCGCGGCCAAGTCTCGATGTACGAGCTCCTGCAGGCCGCCCTCCGGCAGCGCCCCGAGTACCTCCTCGTCGGCGAGGTCCGGACCGAGCAGAACGTCGCGTTCACGTTCTTCCAGGCCATCGGGACGGGCCACACCGCCTACACGACCATCCACGCCGAGAGCGTCGAGGGCGTCCTCAACCGCCTGGAGAACAAGCCGCTGAACGTCCCCGCGCAGATGGTCCTCGAACTCGACATCATCTCCATCCAGAAGCAGACGTTCATGGACGGCAACCGCGTCCGGCGGAACGACGGCGTCACGGAGATCCTCCCCGGCGGCGACGCCGACGACTCCGTCCGCGCCATCGACATCTTCGCCCGCGACGCCGAGGCCGACACCATCCAGCGGGTGAACAACTCCCAGGTCCTCCAGGACATCGCCGACGACCGGGGGTGGAGCGGCAAGGAACTCGCCGAGGAGCTGCGGAAGCGCCGCGAGTTCCTCCAGTACCTCGTCGACGAGGACATCTCCGGCTACCACGACGTCACCTCGGCCATCCACATGTTCGGGAACGACCAGGCGGAACTGATGAAGCAGGTCGAATCGGGCACGCTGACCCCCGAGGACCTGGTCCAAGAGGATTGA
- a CDS encoding pyridoxamine 5'-phosphate oxidase family protein yields the protein MSEIPGEYQDLFEKETFAHVVTMSPEDKPHSTPVWVDYDADDDRILVNTERHRRKAQNVERDPTVAVSMTDPENPYRFLSVTGEVDEVTTEGAREHIDELARRYMGEDEYPQPIESERIILRIRPDEVLTGG from the coding sequence ATGTCGGAGATTCCAGGCGAATACCAGGACCTGTTCGAGAAGGAGACGTTCGCCCACGTGGTGACGATGAGTCCGGAGGACAAGCCCCACTCGACGCCGGTGTGGGTCGACTACGACGCCGACGACGACCGGATCCTCGTCAACACCGAACGGCACCGCCGGAAGGCCCAGAACGTGGAGCGCGACCCGACCGTGGCCGTCAGCATGACCGACCCGGAGAACCCCTACCGGTTCCTGTCGGTGACCGGCGAGGTCGACGAGGTCACCACCGAGGGCGCCCGCGAGCACATCGACGAACTCGCCCGGCGGTACATGGGCGAGGACGAGTACCCCCAGCCGATCGAGTCCGAACGGATCATCCTGCGCATCCGCCCCGACGAGGTCCTGACGGGCGGGTAG
- a CDS encoding prephenate dehydrogenase/arogenate dehydrogenase family protein: protein MQLLVVGAGEMGRWFARSSGADEVAFADRDRAVAEAAADALAETTPSRAVPLDGDERFDAVCLAVPMNTIPGAVAEHADRATEAVVDVSGEMRDSVAALREHAEGRERASFHPLFSASNAPGNVPVVVDEDGPVVASIRETLSAAGNEVFETTPAEHDRAMETVQAKAHTAVLAYALAGDDVDPRFHTTLSAPLGDLVAQVVDGTPEVYADIQDRYDGSEAVAEAARTLADADREAFVDLYEDAGR, encoded by the coding sequence ATGCAACTGCTGGTCGTCGGCGCGGGTGAGATGGGGCGGTGGTTCGCCCGGTCCAGCGGCGCCGACGAGGTCGCCTTCGCCGACCGCGACCGGGCCGTCGCCGAAGCGGCCGCCGACGCACTCGCCGAGACCACACCATCCCGTGCGGTGCCGCTGGACGGGGACGAGCGGTTCGACGCGGTCTGTCTCGCGGTGCCGATGAATACTATCCCCGGTGCCGTCGCCGAGCACGCCGACCGGGCGACCGAGGCGGTCGTCGACGTCTCCGGGGAGATGCGCGACTCCGTCGCCGCGTTGCGCGAACACGCCGAGGGTCGGGAGCGAGCGAGCTTCCACCCGCTGTTCTCGGCGTCGAACGCCCCGGGGAACGTCCCAGTCGTCGTCGACGAGGACGGTCCCGTGGTGGCGTCCATCCGCGAGACGCTGTCGGCGGCCGGCAACGAGGTCTTCGAGACGACGCCCGCGGAACACGACCGGGCGATGGAGACCGTCCAGGCGAAGGCCCACACCGCCGTGCTGGCGTACGCGCTCGCGGGCGACGACGTCGACCCGCGGTTCCACACGACGCTGTCGGCGCCGCTCGGCGACCTCGTCGCACAGGTCGTCGACGGCACCCCCGAGGTCTACGCCGACATCCAGGACCGGTACGACGGCAGCGAGGCGGTCGCCGAGGCCGCCCGGACGCTCGCCGACGCGGACCGCGAGGCGTTCGTCGACCTCTACGAGGACGCCGGCCGATGA
- a CDS encoding small ribosomal subunit Rsm22 family protein, whose amino-acid sequence MTDTDAILDNARYLRNVRPIDPEEIYEYVDGQPHPAVVRQTLREHVFELGLREREDGTFVPVEEGPVSSTFAGVERFPEEHARRLEDLLVERYGPGWPDGDSGDDLRERIDRMKEAYFADAAVTYDADTALAYAIYHLPDYYAAIQYLLDDLARDGLLARKLRVLDVGAGTGGPALGLHDFLPDDALVDYDAVEPSEAADVLEEMLAATRPGFDETVHRETAEAFDPETEYDLVVFGNVLSELEAPADAVERYLDALADDGTIVALSPAEERTATRLREIERDLVDRRRAATVYAPTLRLWPSETPDDYGWTFRRERDLEVPSFQRRLDEAAAGDGTYVNVDVQFAYLLLRTDGRRAVEYEPDPDEVAKMAEMERHVTDRIDLDALKLSPNLADEGNPLFKVSDGSEQVDHYAVLTRESALNEDLQRAPYGALLRFENVLALWNDDEEAYNLVVDAETVVDRLA is encoded by the coding sequence ATGACCGACACCGACGCCATCCTCGACAACGCGCGGTACCTCCGGAACGTCCGCCCGATCGACCCCGAGGAGATCTACGAGTACGTCGACGGCCAGCCCCACCCGGCGGTCGTCCGGCAGACCCTCCGCGAGCACGTCTTCGAACTCGGCCTCCGCGAGCGCGAGGACGGCACCTTCGTCCCCGTCGAGGAGGGACCGGTCTCGTCGACGTTCGCCGGCGTCGAACGCTTCCCGGAGGAGCACGCCCGCCGGCTGGAGGACCTGCTCGTCGAACGGTACGGTCCCGGCTGGCCCGACGGCGACAGCGGCGACGACCTCCGCGAGCGCATCGACCGCATGAAGGAGGCGTACTTCGCCGACGCGGCCGTCACGTACGACGCCGACACGGCGCTGGCCTACGCCATCTACCACCTCCCGGACTACTACGCGGCGATCCAGTACCTCCTCGACGACCTCGCCCGCGACGGCCTGCTCGCCCGGAAGCTCCGCGTCCTCGACGTCGGCGCCGGGACGGGCGGCCCCGCGCTCGGTCTCCACGACTTCCTGCCCGACGACGCGCTCGTCGACTACGACGCCGTCGAGCCGAGCGAGGCCGCCGACGTCCTCGAGGAGATGCTCGCGGCGACCCGGCCGGGCTTCGACGAGACGGTCCACCGGGAGACCGCCGAGGCGTTCGACCCCGAGACGGAGTACGACCTCGTGGTGTTCGGCAACGTCCTCTCGGAACTCGAGGCGCCCGCCGACGCCGTCGAGCGGTACCTCGACGCGCTGGCCGACGACGGGACGATCGTCGCGCTGTCGCCAGCCGAGGAGCGGACCGCGACCCGCCTGCGGGAGATCGAACGCGACCTCGTCGACCGTCGACGGGCTGCTACGGTCTACGCCCCGACGCTCCGGCTTTGGCCGAGCGAGACGCCGGACGACTACGGCTGGACGTTCCGGCGGGAGCGCGACCTCGAGGTACCGTCCTTCCAGCGGCGCCTCGACGAGGCCGCCGCCGGCGACGGCACCTACGTCAACGTCGACGTGCAGTTCGCCTACCTCCTGCTGCGGACCGACGGCCGCCGGGCCGTCGAGTACGAGCCCGACCCCGACGAGGTGGCGAAGATGGCCGAGATGGAGCGGCACGTCACCGACCGGATCGACCTCGACGCGCTGAAGCTCTCGCCGAACCTCGCCGACGAGGGGAACCCGCTGTTCAAGGTCAGCGACGGCTCCGAGCAGGTCGACCACTACGCCGTGTTGACCCGGGAGTCGGCGCTCAACGAGGACCTCCAGCGGGCGCCCTACGGCGCGCTCCTGCGCTTCGAGAACGTCCTCGCGCTGTGGAACGACGACGAGGAGGCGTACAACCTGGTCGTCGACGCCGAGACCGTCGTCGACCGGCTGGCCTGA
- the surE gene encoding 5'/3'-nucleotidase SurE, translated as MDILLTNDDGIEAVGIRALYEALEPVADVTVVAPADDQSAVGRQLSHNVELHDHELGYAVDGTPTDCVVAAVGALDFDPDLVVAGCNEGANLGEYVLGRSGTVSAAVEAAFFGVPAIAASVYFPVGDVTYEELEPDRDDFAEAARAVRYLVEHGPGVDVFEGVDYLNVNAPLPPESGHAEMEITRPSHVYEMDAEREGDTIRIRDGIWQQMAEGDISDPLGSDRRAVVEGRVSVSPLTAPHTTEDHEALDGLAETYGE; from the coding sequence ATGGACATCCTGCTGACGAACGACGACGGCATCGAGGCCGTCGGGATCCGGGCGCTGTACGAGGCCCTCGAGCCGGTCGCCGACGTGACGGTGGTGGCGCCGGCCGACGACCAGAGCGCCGTCGGACGGCAGCTCTCGCACAACGTCGAACTCCACGACCACGAACTCGGCTACGCGGTCGACGGCACGCCGACCGACTGCGTCGTCGCCGCCGTCGGCGCCCTCGACTTCGACCCGGACCTCGTCGTCGCCGGCTGCAACGAGGGCGCCAACCTCGGCGAGTACGTCCTGGGGCGCTCCGGGACCGTCTCCGCCGCCGTGGAGGCCGCCTTCTTCGGCGTCCCGGCCATCGCCGCCTCCGTCTACTTCCCGGTCGGCGACGTCACCTACGAGGAGCTCGAGCCCGATCGCGACGACTTCGCCGAGGCCGCCCGCGCGGTCCGGTACCTCGTCGAACACGGTCCCGGCGTCGACGTCTTCGAGGGCGTCGACTACCTGAACGTCAACGCGCCGCTGCCGCCGGAGTCGGGCCACGCCGAGATGGAGATCACCCGCCCCTCGCACGTCTACGAGATGGACGCCGAACGCGAGGGCGACACCATCCGCATCCGCGACGGCATCTGGCAGCAGATGGCCGAGGGCGACATCTCCGACCCGCTCGGCAGCGACCGCCGGGCCGTCGTCGAGGGCCGTGTCAGCGTCTCGCCGCTCACCGCGCCGCACACGACAGAGGACCACGAGGCGCTGGACGGGCTCGCGGAGACGTACGGCGAGTGA
- a CDS encoding plastocyanin/azurin family copper-binding protein — MSDGPSRRRRTVLTACAAGLASLAGCGNPLSDSGDDGQNGTSGDEPNGTSGNETTGNGTNGTSGNETNGGTGGGIDAGSTIRLGGESQGWVGEEPESIAGETNPPLQLQAGETYEIVWENLDGAEHELIFVDENGEEVAASESSESEGETVSMEVTASEEFAEYFCEYHPEAMRGSVEVAAGE; from the coding sequence ATGAGCGACGGACCATCCCGTCGACGGCGAACAGTCCTGACAGCCTGTGCGGCCGGCCTGGCGTCGCTGGCCGGCTGTGGGAATCCGCTCTCGGACTCCGGCGACGACGGCCAGAACGGCACGTCGGGTGACGAGCCGAACGGGACGTCGGGGAACGAGACGACCGGAAATGGGACGAACGGGACGTCGGGGAACGAGACGAACGGCGGTACGGGCGGGGGTATCGACGCAGGATCGACGATCCGCCTCGGCGGCGAGAGCCAGGGCTGGGTCGGCGAGGAACCGGAGTCCATCGCCGGCGAGACGAACCCGCCGCTCCAGCTCCAGGCGGGCGAGACCTACGAGATCGTCTGGGAGAACCTCGACGGCGCGGAGCACGAGCTCATCTTCGTCGACGAGAACGGTGAGGAGGTGGCGGCCTCCGAGTCCTCGGAGTCGGAGGGCGAGACCGTCTCCATGGAGGTCACGGCCAGCGAGGAGTTCGCGGAGTACTTCTGCGAGTACCACCCCGAGGCGATGCGCGGCAGCGTCGAGGTCGCCGCCGGCGAGTAG
- a CDS encoding arylsulfotransferase family protein — translation MNIDHRWFRVFFVVLLVVLLLPFPYSYLTAADSYTYDSSVGEQVAPERNATTVIVADSHGGGSVASVAPDGTLQYYNTTYDAYHDVDQVTGQPSTVEYIAHEIIPASQCAGGTAGNGDCYRTVIERLDVETGETTQLYSRIRPKRGSTAAHDFDRIDENRVAIAEIGEPDRVSIVNTETGIITWTWDPQSDLPVTSGGIFPDDWTHLNDVEVLNDSRIMVSLRNQDQVVFVNRSTGMNDSWTLGEDDDHDTLYEQHNPDYIDASRGGPAVLVADSENSRIVEYQREGESWTRSWEWSDDRLQWARDADRLPNGNTLITDTNGGRVLEVDRQGEIVWSMDYAGPYEAERLTTQPESKDGESAQSNELVSRSEGGGQTSSEGGTSITRAVVDLFPPLLINGALYMLPVWVTPISVVCLFGAIAVVIGWAGFELYHSPYRISVTTE, via the coding sequence ATGAATATCGACCACCGATGGTTTCGCGTGTTCTTCGTGGTGTTACTCGTCGTCCTCCTGCTGCCGTTCCCCTACTCGTATCTCACTGCGGCCGATTCGTACACGTACGATTCGAGCGTCGGGGAGCAGGTCGCACCGGAACGAAACGCTACGACCGTCATCGTGGCAGACAGCCACGGGGGTGGGTCCGTCGCCTCGGTCGCACCCGATGGGACACTACAGTACTACAACACCACGTACGACGCGTATCACGACGTCGATCAAGTTACAGGGCAACCCTCCACCGTCGAGTACATCGCCCACGAGATCATCCCCGCGAGTCAGTGTGCTGGCGGGACAGCCGGGAACGGGGACTGCTATCGAACTGTCATCGAACGGTTGGACGTGGAAACGGGCGAAACCACGCAGCTCTACAGTCGAATCCGACCGAAGCGAGGCTCCACGGCCGCCCACGACTTCGACCGCATCGACGAGAACCGGGTCGCGATCGCGGAGATCGGAGAGCCCGACCGCGTCTCTATCGTGAACACCGAGACCGGCATCATCACGTGGACCTGGGACCCCCAGTCGGATCTCCCTGTCACGAGCGGCGGGATATTCCCCGACGACTGGACGCACCTCAACGACGTCGAGGTGCTGAACGATAGCCGGATCATGGTGAGTCTCCGCAACCAGGACCAGGTAGTGTTCGTGAACCGCTCGACCGGTATGAACGACTCCTGGACGTTGGGCGAGGACGACGACCACGACACCCTCTACGAACAGCACAATCCCGACTACATCGACGCCAGTCGTGGGGGACCAGCGGTACTCGTCGCCGACTCCGAAAACAGCCGTATCGTCGAGTATCAACGCGAGGGAGAGTCGTGGACCCGATCGTGGGAGTGGAGCGACGACCGGTTACAGTGGGCGCGCGACGCAGATCGGCTCCCGAATGGCAATACACTGATTACTGATACGAACGGCGGACGGGTACTCGAAGTAGACCGTCAGGGGGAGATCGTGTGGTCGATGGATTACGCCGGCCCGTACGAGGCGGAACGGCTGACGACACAACCCGAGAGCAAAGATGGGGAATCCGCGCAGTCGAACGAGCTGGTGTCACGAAGTGAGGGGGGAGGACAGACCAGCAGTGAGGGCGGAACGAGTATCACGCGGGCGGTGGTCGATCTGTTCCCACCCCTGCTCATCAACGGCGCACTGTACATGCTCCCGGTCTGGGTCACTCCGATAAGCGTCGTCTGTCTGTTCGGCGCAATCGCCGTCGTTATCGGATGGGCCGGATTCGAACTGTACCACTCTCCGTACCGAATATCGGTCACGACCGAATAG
- a CDS encoding chorismate mutase, translating to MNDQPERGDPAEMDLDELREEIQTIDREIVELIAQRTYVAEGIAAVKREKGLPTTDESQEEAVMERAGDNAEQFDVDANLVKAIFRLLIELNKVEQRETR from the coding sequence ATGAACGACCAACCAGAGCGAGGCGACCCGGCAGAGATGGATCTCGACGAACTCCGCGAGGAGATCCAGACCATCGACCGCGAGATCGTCGAGCTCATCGCCCAGCGGACCTACGTCGCCGAGGGCATCGCGGCCGTCAAGCGCGAGAAGGGGCTGCCGACGACCGACGAGTCCCAGGAGGAGGCCGTCATGGAGCGCGCCGGCGACAACGCCGAGCAGTTCGACGTCGACGCGAACCTCGTGAAGGCCATCTTCCGGCTGCTCATCGAGCTGAACAAGGTCGAGCAGCGGGAGACACGGTAG
- a CDS encoding shikimate kinase, giving the protein MNGRAAAPAAGTVLNALANGYGSAFAIDAYTEATVELDASGPVTGKVAGAPDADTRLVERCVEMVVDRFGDGEGGHVRTESDVPMASGLKSSSAAANATVLATLDALDALEAIDREDACRLGVEAARDAGVTVTGAFDDASASMLGGVTVTDNAEDELLRRDEPDWDVLVYTPEERSFSADADVSRCERVAPTADVVRDLALDGDYERAMGVNGFAFCAALGFPSEPVVEAMPDCAASLSGTGPSYTAVGDRAALEELEGTWSEREGHTWLTTTQQTGATTR; this is encoded by the coding sequence ATGAACGGTCGCGCGGCCGCCCCGGCGGCGGGCACGGTGCTGAACGCCCTCGCGAACGGCTACGGGTCGGCGTTCGCCATCGACGCCTACACGGAGGCGACGGTGGAACTCGACGCGTCCGGGCCCGTGACCGGCAAGGTCGCCGGAGCGCCCGACGCCGACACCCGGCTCGTCGAGCGCTGCGTCGAGATGGTCGTCGACCGGTTCGGCGACGGCGAGGGCGGCCACGTCCGCACCGAGAGCGACGTGCCGATGGCCTCCGGACTCAAGTCCTCCAGCGCCGCTGCGAACGCGACAGTGCTTGCGACCCTCGACGCGCTCGACGCGCTCGAGGCGATTGACCGCGAGGACGCCTGTCGCCTCGGCGTCGAGGCAGCCCGCGACGCCGGCGTGACCGTGACCGGCGCCTTCGACGACGCCTCCGCTTCCATGCTCGGCGGCGTCACCGTCACCGACAACGCCGAGGACGAACTGCTCCGCCGGGACGAACCCGACTGGGACGTCCTCGTCTACACGCCCGAGGAGCGATCGTTCTCGGCGGACGCCGACGTCTCGCGCTGCGAGCGCGTCGCGCCGACCGCCGACGTGGTCCGGGACCTGGCGCTGGACGGCGACTACGAGCGGGCGATGGGCGTCAACGGCTTCGCGTTCTGCGCGGCGCTCGGGTTCCCGAGCGAGCCCGTCGTCGAGGCGATGCCCGACTGCGCGGCGTCGCTGTCCGGGACGGGACCGAGCTACACCGCCGTCGGCGACCGCGCGGCGCTGGAGGAACTCGAGGGCACCTGGAGCGAACGAGAGGGACACACATGGCTCACGACGACACAACAGACCGGAGCGACGACGAGATGA
- a CDS encoding VOC family protein produces MPNLSAHHVGLTVTDLERSVEFYRDGLGLDVRDRFEVAGDAFATAVDVPGASGSFAHLDADGVRVELVEYEPAGDDHTGAELNQPGAAHLGLAVDDVDAFVDDLPAAVERVSEPQTTASGTRLVFIRDPDGHLVELLEA; encoded by the coding sequence GTGCCGAACCTCTCCGCACACCACGTCGGACTGACCGTGACCGACCTCGAGCGGTCGGTCGAGTTCTACCGCGACGGCCTCGGACTGGACGTCCGCGACCGGTTCGAGGTCGCCGGCGACGCGTTCGCGACGGCGGTCGATGTCCCGGGGGCGTCCGGGTCGTTCGCCCACCTCGACGCCGACGGCGTCCGCGTCGAACTCGTCGAGTACGAACCCGCTGGCGACGACCACACCGGCGCCGAACTGAATCAGCCGGGCGCCGCCCACCTCGGACTGGCCGTCGACGACGTGGACGCGTTCGTCGACGACCTGCCGGCGGCCGTCGAGCGCGTGAGCGAGCCGCAGACCACCGCCAGCGGCACGCGCCTCGTGTTCATACGGGACCCGGACGGACACCTGGTCGAACTGCTGGAAGCCTGA